One Primulina tabacum isolate GXHZ01 chromosome 10, ASM2559414v2, whole genome shotgun sequence DNA segment encodes these proteins:
- the LOC142505621 gene encoding serine/threonine-protein phosphatase 7 long form homolog, producing MDAIIPPRRSDKCLWRLLNVGIHLRVRLCLARMGFYGVIQCGPIKYYDNHLLTAIVERWRRETHTFHLTVSEATITLQDVALIWGLNIDGIPITGVDTAYNKHTLQQRCASWLGFTPTSSQIKGAHLYLTALLDHCLNNMINDQSTEEYVAQYSRCVALLIIGGCMFPDSEGSAVKLMYLQFLEEIELVNTYSWGSAVLAYLYRELCDTSMKLKVDLCGPVQILQIWVWSRITLLCPDRAQQISISEEQAADVLQGLPFPPYGARWRRGFSWTHTAHHSVRIMRDMLDRMVEGQFLLTVYDMESSEVGRILDGNRIHLCRSACALINFHIVEMHRPERCLRQFGMRQGIPPPATNFDNFHKLTRQGRNNFDWATYHTDFVEMWNNRYNFVIDGDYVIPGTPAITVEYVRWYHRISQIVLSPPVVPSNIIGYHPIDANYRQFIVRYVQLVYICT from the exons ATGGATGCAATAATTCCGCCACGACGGTCTGACAAATGTCTTTGGAGATTGCTTAATGTTGGGATTCACCTCCGTGTCCGCCTATGTCTTGCACGCATGGGCTTCTATGGTGTCATTCAGTGTGGTCCTattaaatattatgataatCATTTGCTTACAGCCATTGTTGAAAGATGGCGTCGTGAGACACACACATTTCACCTTACCGTGAGCGAGGCAACAATCACTCTGCAGGACGTTGCTCTTATTTGGGGGTTGAATATTGATGGCATTCCCATCACTGGTGTAGATACCGCGTACAACAAACATACCTTACAACAACGATGCGCTAGTTGGTTGGGTTTTACGCCTACATCTTCTCAGATTAAAGgcgcacatctttatctgaccgCTTTGCTAGATCATTGCCTAAATAATATGATTAATGATCAAAGCACTGAAGAGTACGTGGCACAATATTCCCGTTGTGTTGCATTACTGATCATTGGTGGATGTATGTTTCCGGACTCGGAAGGTTCTGCTGTGAAACTTATGTATTTGCAGTTCCTTGAGGAAATAGAATTAGTGAATACGTATAGCTGGGGTTCTGCTGTGTTGGCATATCTTTATAGAGAGTTGTGCGACACATCAATGAAATTAAAGGTCGATTTGTGTGGCCCAGTTCAGATATTGCAG ATTTGGGTGTGGTCTAGAATTACTCTTCTTTGCCCTGATAGAGCGCAACAGATATCTATTTCAGAAGAGCAGGCTGCAGATGTGCTTCAGGGTCTACCATTCCCACCATACGGCGCACG GTGGAGACGCGGATTCTCTTGGACACACACGGCCCATCATTCGGTCCGTATAATGAGAGATATGCTTGACAGGATGGTAGAAGGGCAG TTTCTATTGACAGTTTATGATATGGAGTCCTCGGAGGTTGGCAGAATTCTTGATGGAAACAGAATTCATCTATGTCGGTCGGCATGCGCATTGATCAATTTTCATATAGTTGAGATGCATAGACCAGAGCGGTGTCTCCGACAGTTTGGAATGCGTCAGGGTATTCCGCCACCTGCTACTAACTTCGACAATTTCCATAAACTGACTCGACAAGGCCGGAACAACTTTGATTGGGCAACATATCACACAGATTTTGTAGAAATGTGGAATAACAGATATAATTTTGTGATTGATGGTGATTATGTCATACCTGGTACACCCGCCATCACAGTGGAGTATGTTCGTTGGTATCATCGCATTTCACAGATAGTGCTCTCGCCTCCAGTGGTACCTTCGAACATCATTGGCTACCATCCTATTGATGCAAACTACCGGCAATTTATCGTAAGATATGTTCAACTGGTCTACATATGTACgtaa
- the LOC142505809 gene encoding uncharacterized protein LOC142505809: MTIMSRRILLVVMLHQIMCRSFLLMLLLRRQRMKLRAKRVRHTRTTTVSYNMSDRINLQLNHLHRIIEIGDVQCVVNLRMNRNAFARLCYLLTNVGGLVDSTYVRIEEKVTMFLSILAHHKKTRLVGHDYIRSGHTISTHFHQVLRSILMLHPILLVKPAPVDDACSNDSWKWFKGCLGSLDGTYISVHVPAMEKARYRTRKGTIAVNVLGACDRDMKFIYALTGWEGYAADARVLRDALTRDDTMRIPRGCYYLCDNGYANVEGCLTPYRRVRYHRDAWGNRANGPQNYKELFNWRHAQARNVIERAFGLLKKDGPYFEVRRSIH; encoded by the exons ATGACCATTATGAGTAGACGCATTCTACTTGTTGTGATGCTTCACCAAATCATGTGTCGCTCCTTTTTGTTAATGTTACTACTGAGACGTCAACGAATGAAGTTACGTGCGAAACGAGTACGCCATACGCGGACAACAACAGTGAGCTACAACATGTCAGACAGAATAAATTTGCAACTGAACCATTTGCACCGTATCATTGAAATAGGAGATGTTCAATGTGTGGTGAACTTGCGAATGAATAGGAATGCATTTGCACGATTGTGTTACTTGTTAACTAATGTTGGAGGACTAGTTGACTCTACTTACGTTCGTATTGAAGAGAAAGTCACAATGTTTCTATCTATATTGGCGCATCACAAGAAAACCCGACTAGTTGGTCATGACTACATACGTAGTGGCCATACAATCAGCACCCATTTCCACCAAGTACTCCGATCAATTCTCATGTTACATCCTATATTACTGGTGAAACCAGCCCCTGTCGATGATGCTTGCAGCAACGATTCCTGGAAATGGTTCAAG GGATGTCTTGGTTCTTTGGACGGAACGTATATAAGTGTACATGTACCGGCCATGGAGAAGGCACGATATAGAACAAGAAAAGGTACTATTGCAGTAAATGTTCTTGGTGCTTGCGACCGAGACATGAAGTTCATATATGCACTTACGGGGTGGGAGGGATATGCAGCAGATGCTAGAGTTCTTAGAGATGCATTGACTCGTGACGATACAATGAGAATTCCAAGAG GTTGTTATTACCTTTGTGACAATGGATATGCCAATGTCGAGGGATGCTTGACTCCGTACAGGCGAGTAAGATATCATAGGGATGCTTGGGGAAACCGTGCAAATGGCCCACAGAATTACAAGGAGTTATTTAACTGGAGACACGCGCAAGCCCGTAATGTAATAGAAAGAGCCTTCGGTTTGCTGAAAAAAGATGGGCCATACTTCGAAGTCCGTCGTTCTATCCATTGA